The proteins below come from a single Aspergillus oryzae RIB40 DNA, chromosome 5 genomic window:
- a CDS encoding class II aldolase/adducin family protein (ribulose-5-phosphate 4-epimerase and related epimerases and aldolases), producing MAPSVVGNDPIQQKTPCATPDSKRATPPQLQVLGKTKDGRDLKIRSYPKFDTLEEERLYRKQHLAAAFRVFADRGFDEGVAGHISVRDPILTDHFWINPLSAHFSLIKVSDLILVDEDGLVVEGDEPINAPAFAIHSEIHKARPDVHAACHAHSVAGKAFAAFGRELDMITQDALRFYKSHGVYRDFRGVVLDREEGQRIAKALGQGKAAILQNHGLLTVGQSVDEAAFWYMSLDKTCHAQLLADAASAAGYKKIIIDDDEAAYAALQVGGPEKGWLAFQPYYDEQLAKTNGNFLL from the exons ATGGCGCCGTCGGTGGTTGGAAATGACCCTATCCAACAGAAGACCCCCTGCGCCACTCCCGATAGCAAACGTGCAACCCCACCCCAGCTGCAAGTGCTTGGGAAGACTAAGGATGGCAGGGATCTGAAAATCAGAAGCTATCCCAAGTTTGATACACTTGAAGAAGAGCGATTATACCGCAAGCAGCACTTAGCAGCAGCCTTCCGAGTCTTTGCAGACCGTGGCTTCGATGAAGGCGTCGCGGGGCATATTTCTGTTCGAGACCCAATTCTTACCGACCATTTCT GGATTAATCCCCTTTCAGCTCACTTCTCCCTGATCAAAGTGTCTGATCTGATCTTggtagatgaggatggcttAGTGGTTGAAGGCGACGAGCCCATCAATGCCCCAGCATTTGCTATCCACTCCGAGATCCATAAGGCTCGGCCCGACGTCCATGCAGCTTGCCACGCCCACAGCGTTGCTGGAAAGGCATTCGCGGCTTTTGGTCGGGAGCTCGATATGATAACACAGGATGCTCTCCGCTTCTACAAGAGCCACGGTGTATACCGGGATTTTAGGGGTGTCGTCCTAGATCGAGAAGAGGGACAGCGCATAGCCAAGGCTCTGGGTCAGGGCAAAGCTGCTATTCTCCAGAACCATGGTTTACTGACCGTGGGTCAGAGTGTTGACGAGGCAGCATTCTGGTACATGAGTCTCGACAAGACGTGTCATGCCCAGTTATTAGCGGATgcagcatctgcagcagGTTATAAGAAAATTATtatcgatgatgatgaggctgcTTACGCAGCACTTCAGGTGGGCGGTCCCGAGAAGGGCTGGCTGGCATTCCAACCGTATTACGATGAGCAGCTTGCCAAAACCAATGGcaactttcttctttaa
- a CDS encoding uncharacterized protein (predicted protein), which yields MARKYDQTVLFHWLLTISFVLLVKDTRAIAQRAFRSSRTRLSTSGANDRTITIPSNVNASVTAEHQNTPSGSLYPQVEPREEWEDAQGVMDNIEEAPAPDLVSLFSLIISQRTLNEASEQGELADIVNGDDLDFIMNIGFDASPFNHVDPLQFFVADKLTKPGPQAGFI from the exons ATGGCTCGTAAATATGACCAGACCGTGCTCTTCCATTGGCtattgacaatatcattTGTGTTGCTTGTGAAGGATACAAGGGCTATTGCGCAGCGGGCATTCAGATCATCCAGGACCAGGCTTAGCACTTCGGGTGCCAATGATAGGACGATCACCATCCCCAGTAATGTCAATGCATCCGTCACCGCAGAACACCAAAATACGCCATCAGGCTCTCTCTACCCACAGGTGGAACCACgtgaagaatgggaggatgcCCAAGGCGTAATGGACAACATTGAAGAAGCCCCGGCTCCCGATCTGGTAAGCCTTTTCTCATTAATCATTTCACAGCGGACGCTAAATGAGGCTTCTGAGCAGGGTGAACTTGCAGACATCGTCAATGGCGATGACTTAGATTTCATCATGAATATTGGCTTTGATGCCTCACCATTTAATCATGTCGACCCACTGCAATTCTTCGTGGCCGATAAGCTTACAAAGCCTGGACCGCAGGC TGGTTTTATATAA
- a CDS encoding fungal specific transcription factor domain-containing protein (predicted protein), translating into MRLILVSIYRLAQITTQVLRKLYGSKKHDKVARDESTSQIEAQLSKWLDERPRFLNPEEQLGQNESEVFYDVPWIFKRQQRTIRAAFYFTSMQLYRGHLLDEFLQANFHDRLSLTPAPPVQKCIHAALQMALFAADIKEDVTYNSVFWVYHLHLSWLLILFLD; encoded by the exons ATGCGGCTTATATTAGTCTCAATATACAGGCTTGCTCAGATCACAACACAAGTGCTTAGGAAGCTCTATGGCTCTAAGAAGCACGACAAGGTCGCCCGAGATGAGTCGACTTCCCAAATTGAAGCACAGCTCAGCAAGTGGTTAGATGAAAGACCAAGATTCTTGAACCCGGAAGAACAATTAGGCCAGAATGAGAGCGAAGTCTTTTATGATGTCCCCTGGATATTCAAAAG ACAACAACGCACTATCCGTGCTGCCTTCTATTTCACATCAATGCAGCTCTACCGAGGGCACTTGTTGGACGAGTTCCTTCAAGCAAATTTTCACGATCGGCTCTCCTTAACCCCAGCACCACCGGTACAGAAATGTATACATGCCGCATTACAAATGGCGTTGTTCGCCGCAGATATCAAAGAGGATGTTACATACAACTCAGTATTTTGGGTATACCATCTCCATTTGTCTTGGTTATTAATTCTGTTCTTGGATTGA
- a CDS encoding uncharacterized protein (permease of the major facilitator superfamily), producing the protein MNEEDPQFPSRLSKDIQTWHEESISPQYLTHEERIIEKRLVCRMDLHILPLVILVYLMNYMDRNNYVSARLQGLETDLSLRGDQYEIGLSVMYISYILAQVSSNLLLNYFGRPSLYLGFFVLSWGLVATLTSQCTNFGVIVACRFMLGLWYKKDELNLRMAIFYSGSLISGAFGNQIAAGILNGLSGKRGLAAWQWLYVIEGSITMFFGIIVLFFLPEFPQTCRLLTEGEKSVANRQMALDAADADVGEASAMSQLKGLKLAVTDIKTWILAFTYMAITGAADFQSFFPTLTATIGYSHIISLLLVAPPYIFMTFWSYVHGALPDRLESDSGRIRFFMYPIPLTIAGFIIFVAVDGFGPKYFSFFLVIFVFAMNSTLFTWIATSIPRPPAKRAPAIAIINGLGNSASIWTPSTYSSSEAPYYRTAFGIRQALWLRFLLVRENKLLARFKNGNAVLPEPELDKLRQLAIVEGVDIDTARQLRRGFRYAIYKFSW; encoded by the exons atgaatgaagaagatcctcaattTCCGTCCCGACTCTCCAAAGACATCCAAACATGGCACGAAGAGTCAATCAGTCCCCAATACCTTACCCATGAGGAACGAATCATTGAGAAGCGTCTGGTTTGTCGAATGGATCTTCATATCTTGCCACTGGTGATACTGGTCTATCTGATGAACTATATGGATAG AAACAACTATGTCTCAGCAAGGCTTCAAGGCCTCGAGACCGACCTCAGTCTTAGAGGGGACCAGTACGAAATTGGTCTTTCAGTTATGTATATCAGCTACATTCTTGCTCAAGTTTCCTCGAACCTCTTGTTGAACTATTTCGGCCGCCCCTCCCTCTATCTCGGTTTCTTCGTTCTCAGCTGGGGTCTGGTCGCAACTTTGACTTCCCAATGCACCAACTTCGGGGTAATAGTTGCCTGTCGATTTATGCTTGGCCTT TGGTACAAAAAGGATGAACTAAATCTGCGAATGGCCATCTTCTATTCTGGCTCCTTGATATCTGGAGCTTTTGGTAACCAGATTGCCGCGGGTATCCTCAATGGACTATCGGGAAAGCGAGGGTTAGCCGCGTGGCAATGGCTCTATGTAATTGAGGGCTCTATCACGATGTTTTTTGGAATTATTGTGTTATTCTTTTTGCCAGAATTTCCTCAGACATGTCGTCTTCTAACCGAAGGGGAAAAGTCAGTGGCCAATCGACAGATGGCTCTTGATGCAGCAGATGCGGACGTCGGTGAAGCGAGCGCGATGTCCCAGCTCAAGGGCCTCAAGTTGGCGGTCACCGACATCAAGACCTGGATCCTGGCTTTTACCTATATGGCCATTACCGGTGCCGCCGACTTTCAAAGCTTTTTCCCTACATTGACGGCTACCATAGGTTACAGTCATATTATCTCTTTGCTACTGGTAGCACCTCCCTATATCTTCATGACCTTCTGGAGCTACGTGCATGGAGCTTTGCCTGACCGGTTGGAGAGCGATTCTGGTAGA ATAAGGTTTTTTATGTACCCGATCCCCCTCACAATCGCCGGCTTCATAATCTTTGTGGCAGTGGATGGATTCGGTCCCAAATAtttctcattcttccttgtcattttTGTCTTCGCCATGAACAGTACACTGTTCACCTGGATTGCGACCTCAATCCCTCGACCTCCTGCTAAAAGGGCCCCGGCTATTGCAATCATTAATGGTTTGGGAAACTCAGCTTCGATCTGGACACCCTCAACATATTCTTCCAGCGAAGCACCGTATTACCGGACGGCATTTGGCATAA GACAAGCATTGTGGCTGCGGTTTCTTTTGGTCCGCGAGAACAAGTTGTTGGCAAGATTTAAAAATGGGAATGCAGTATTGCCTGAGCCTGAACTGGACAAACTGCGCCAACTAGCCATTGTTGAAGGCGTTGATATTGACACTGCAAGACAGCTCCGAAGGGGATTCCGATATGCGATTTACAAATTTTCTTGGTAG
- a CDS encoding uncharacterized protein (predicted protein), translating into MTPAFEDLPLAPEGPPGNAWGRFGDQDELGTLNLITPDTIVRAAKEIQTGVRISLDWPLSKPSHPSFGRKGFQQEIVHRSPNCINDDILTFNTQGSSQWDGFRHYAHQKSRRFYNNVTQEQIESSDIIGLHTVVEAGGITGRGVLLDYAQWATTKNLEIQPLSSTPITVESLEAMVKDFQIEIHPGDILLIRSGFTAAYNELNEQERINLAQRPSPDFIGVEATENMLRWLWKYQFGAVAGDAPSFERAPIRGPHADPRYNLHEWVLAGWGCPIGELFDLERLSQHCRATGRYTFFLSSVPLKVPGGVASPPNAIAVF; encoded by the exons ATGACGCCTGCTTTCGAAGATCTCCCATTGGCCCCAGAAGGGCCACCAGGAAATGCTTGGGGCAGATTCGGAGATCAGGATGAACTGGGCACATTGAACTTAATCACACCGGACACTATTGTTCGTGCAGCAAAGGAGATCCAGACTGGCGTACGCATATCGCTCGACTGGCCTTTAAGTAAGCCGTCACATCCGAGTTTCGGCAGAAAAGGCTTTCAGCAAGAGATTGTGCATAGGAGCCCGAATTGCATTAACGACGACATCTTGACTTTCAATACACAAGGTTCCAGTCAGTGGGATGGTTTTAGGCACTATG CGCATCAAAAGTCTCGTCGGTTCTATAACAATGTAACGCAAGAGCAAATAGAATCTTCTGATATAATTGGTCTACACA CTGTTGTGGAAGCAGGAGGAATAACTGGTCGTGGCGTGCTCCTTGACTACGCTCAGTGGGCGACTACCAAGAACCTTGAGATCCAGCCTCTATCATCGACCCCAATCACGGTCGAAAGTCTCGAAGCCATGGTTAAGGATTTCCAAATCGAGATTCACCCAGGGGATATCTTACTCATTCGCAGTGGATTCACCGCAGCGTACAATGAATTGAATGAGCAAGAAAGAATAAACCTCGCACAGCGACCGTCTCCGGATTTCATTGGGGTGGAGGCAACCGAGAATATGCTACGATGGCTCTGGAAGTACCAGTTTGGAGCAGTGGCCGGGGATGCGCCTAGCTTCGAGCGAGCACCGATTCGCGGTCCTCATGCGGATCCTCGGTACAACCTACACGAATGGGTACTTGCCGGCTGGGGCTGTCCGATTGGAGAGCTGTTTGACCTCGAGCGGCTGTCCCAACATTGTAGGGCAACCGGGAGATataccttctttctctcaaGTGTGCCACTCAAGGTGCCCGGTGGCGTGGCCAGCCCTCCAAATGCAATTGCTGTATTCTAG
- a CDS encoding uncharacterized protein (predicted protein), producing MSRPAEEVLSEHPLKTSLIPLDRGLAEEYIDCFHSHSCATYRYIPRSQSNEFLGKLYSEDESFLQDDASMAVIFLILAVGCIWYPSLHSRDIFEYKTKAANSHKARGSTRPHNQGWRRQHPCSLPRFW from the exons ATGTCCCGCCCGGCAGAAGAGGTTCTTAGCGAACATCCGTTGAAAACATCTCTTATTCCCCTGGACCGTGGTCTGGCAGAGGAGTACATTGATTGTTTTCATAGTCACTCATGTGCGACGTATCGCTATATTCCTCGAAGTCAGAGCAATGAATTTCTCGGGAAGCTCTACTCCGAGGATGAAAGCTTCCTGCAGGATGATGCCAGTATGGCGGTTATCTTCTTGATCCTCGCCGTTGG GTGCATTTGGTACCCTTCTTTGCACAGTCGCGACATTTTCGAGTATAAGACTAAAGC TGCTAATTCTCACAAAGCTCGCGGCTCTACGAGGCCGCACAATcaaggctggagaagacAGCATCCATGTTCCCTCCCTCGATTCTGGTGA
- a CDS encoding NAD(P)/FAD-dependent oxidoreductase (predicted flavoprotein involved in K+ transport) produces MASKSTDVPTYSQIACVGAGLSAVALGATLQRWYGLEDIQFFERHPTSGGTWYINSYPGDRGSALSHFSIQTNILVGCGCDVPSALYSFSFAPNPNWTKLMPSNKEIKEYIDDVVDTYNLLPKMSFETEVVRTVWREDANRWLLYLRELKTGREYTHEWQILFAATGQLVEPRPCEIPGASDFRGSIFHSARWDHSVDLNGKNVVVIGNGCTAAQIVPALANSGQVKSLTQIVRTKHWIFPAPNFTYPKVLQWIFRYVPLAMRLHRLHIFLVAENDFRLFPMTKGAARLREKRRKQVEKYMREASPRKYHDLLIPDFDVGCKRRIFDPGYLESLHQDNVLLTDAKTERITEEGIETDKGFIPADVIVLATGFQTNKFIPYMDVVGRNGETVSKHWGRYGGPAAYNCSALNGFPNFFILLGPNAATGHTSAMMAAENSINYALRILKPVLDGDASSVEVTAKAEHDYAYWVQDALSKRVWNAGCVSWYLNDQKWNSMSYPWTQGHYWWRSLFPTWSDWTIKCLGQELRAQNALKVRTSLAVLSFTKTPLFRGETNQSHFFMPLLHVDTVVDAIVDTLDSGLSRTIFLPGIFSLLAGLTGRLVA; encoded by the exons ATGGCTTCCAAGTCTACCGACGTTCCCACCTACAGCCAGATAGCCTGTGTTGGCGCCGGGTTATCAGCTGTGGCACTGGGCGCGACGCTGCAGAGATGGTATGGGCTGGAGGACATTCAGTTCTTCGAGCGACATCCCACAAGTGGCGGAACGTGGTACATCAACAGTTATCCAGGTGACCGAGGATCTGCACTCTCTCACTTCAGCATTCAAACTAACATACTCGTAGGATGCGGCTGCGATGTGCCGAGTGCTCTTTACagtttttcctttgccccaAACCCCAACTGGACAAAGCTTATGCCTtcaaacaaagagatcaaagAGTATATCGATGATGTGGTGGATACCTATAACCTCCTCCCGAAAATGTCCTTCGAGACGGAAGTTGTCCGCACTGTTTGGAGAGAGGATGCAAACCGCTGGCTTCTTTACTTGCGGGAGTTGAAGACGGGACGCGAGTATACCCACGAATGGCAGATTCTCTTTGCAGCTACGGGTCAACTGGTCGAGCCGCGCCCATGTGAGATACCTGGTGCGTCGGATTTCCGAGGCAGCATATTCCATTCAGCACGGTGGGATCACAGCGTCGATctcaatggaaagaatgttGTGGTGATTGGAAATGGGT GTACTGCTGCACAAATTGTGCCAGCTCTCGCCAACAGCGGACAAGTGAAGTCTCTCACGCAGATTGTCCGTACAAAGCACTGGATATTCCCAGCCCCCAACTTTACCTATCCCAAGGTGCTACAGTGGATCTTCCGTTATGTCCCACTTGCCATGAGACTCCACAGACTCCACATATTTCTGGTTGCAGAGAATGATTTTCGCCTGTTTCCGATGACCAAGGGTGCAGCTAGACTGCGGGAGAAGAGACGGAAACAAGTCGAGAAGTACATGCGGGAAGCGAGCCCGCGTAAATACCATGATCTGCTTATACCAGACTTTGATGTTGGATGCAAG AGGCGAATCTTCGACCCTGGCTACCTTGAATCACTACACCAGGACAATGTCCTTCTGACGGACGCGAAGACCGAAAGAATAACTGAAGAAGGAATAGAGACCGACAAAGGCTTCATCCCAGCTGACGTGATCGTCCTCGCTACAGGTTTCCAAACCAATAAATTTATTCCGTacatggatgttgttgggcGGAACGGCGAGACCGTCTCTAAACACTGGGGCAGATACGGAGGTCCTGCGGCCTACAATTGCTCTGCACTGAATGGATTCCCAAACTTCTTCATACTCCTTGGCCCTAACGCCGCGACCGGTCACACGTCCGCCATGATGGCTGCAGAGAA CTCTATAAACTATGCCCTCCGTATCCTCAAGCCAGTTCTGGATGGTGATGCCTCCTCTGTTGAGGTCACTGCCAAAGCTGAGCATGATTACGCGTACTGGGTACAGGACGCACTGAGTAAACGTGTTTGGAACGCTGGCTGTGTGTCG TGGTATCTCAACGACCAGAAATGGAACTCCATGTCTTATCCATGGACTCAAGGCCACTATTGGTGGAGAAGTCTATTTCCCACATGGTCTGACTGGACTATCAAG TGTCTTGGTCAAGAGCTGCGAGCTCAGAATGCGCTCAAAGTCCGTACTTCACTTGCAGTGCTGAGCTTTACCAAGACGCCCTTGTTCAGAGGAGAGACCAACCAGTCCCACTTCTTCATGCCGCTTTTGCATGTTGATACGGTCGTGGACGCCATCGTGGACACACTTGACAGTGGACTTAGCCGGACTATTTTCCTCCCGGGTATCTTTAGTCTTCTTGCAGGCTTG ACCGGAAGACTTGTTGCTTAA